In Dyadobacter subterraneus, a single genomic region encodes these proteins:
- a CDS encoding short chain dehydrogenase, translating into MKIIIVGATGTIGKHVVKALESAHEIVKVGSKSGDFQVDISSLESIESLFKQVGPFDALVSAAGDAHFGPLPQMTDSDFRKGVDSKLMGQVNLVLIGQKYINPKGSFTLTSGSLAEDPIIYGSAVSAINGALNGFIKGASLELENGVRINAVAPGVVEESPAYFPYFPGDIPVKMHRVAQAYYKSVMGGQTGQVYFVPG; encoded by the coding sequence ATGAAAATCATCATTGTAGGTGCCACAGGCACAATCGGAAAACACGTTGTCAAAGCGCTTGAATCCGCGCATGAAATCGTAAAAGTTGGTTCAAAAAGCGGTGACTTTCAGGTCGATATTTCCAGTCTTGAATCCATAGAGTCCTTATTCAAACAAGTGGGACCATTTGATGCGTTAGTATCCGCAGCAGGCGACGCACATTTTGGTCCACTTCCGCAAATGACGGATTCCGATTTCAGAAAAGGTGTAGATAGCAAATTGATGGGACAGGTTAACCTGGTACTTATCGGCCAGAAATATATTAATCCCAAAGGTTCTTTCACGCTGACATCCGGCAGTCTTGCAGAAGATCCAATTATTTACGGTTCTGCGGTAAGTGCTATTAACGGCGCGTTGAACGGCTTTATCAAAGGAGCATCACTTGAACTTGAAAACGGTGTGCGTATTAACGCTGTGGCTCCCGGCGTTGTCGAAGAATCCCCGGCATATTTCCCTTATTTTCCAGGCGATATTCCTGTAAAAATGCACCGTGTTGCACAGGCTTATTACAAGAGTGTTATGGGTGGACAGACTGGGCAGGTTTATTTTGTCCCTGGGTGA